In a single window of the Helicobacter felis ATCC 49179 genome:
- the ribA gene encoding GTP cyclohydrolase II: MERFVQISSEAGLPTKFGEFRIQSFRETREGQSFDHLVVFTSYLSSPPLVRLHSECLTGDVFGSQKCDCGEELAMALQRIQAHPQGGMLIYLRQEGRGIGLFNKINAYALQDQGYDTIEANRAIGFKDDERDYDIVKDILEHYGIQEICLLTNNPQKVEALSAFVKVERHSIIVPSNCHNAQYLETKKNKMGHLL; this comes from the coding sequence ATGGAGCGTTTTGTGCAAATTTCTAGTGAAGCGGGGTTACCCACTAAGTTTGGGGAATTTCGCATCCAATCTTTTAGAGAGACAAGAGAGGGGCAGAGTTTTGACCACCTCGTGGTGTTTACCTCATATCTGTCTAGTCCTCCCCTGGTGCGCTTGCACTCAGAATGTTTGACCGGGGATGTTTTTGGATCGCAAAAATGCGATTGTGGCGAAGAATTAGCCATGGCCTTGCAGAGAATCCAAGCCCATCCACAAGGAGGCATGCTCATTTATTTGCGCCAAGAGGGGCGAGGAATCGGTCTTTTTAATAAGATCAACGCCTACGCCTTGCAAGATCAAGGCTATGACACTATCGAGGCCAACCGCGCCATTGGTTTTAAAGATGATGAGCGCGATTATGACATTGTAAAAGATATTTTAGAACACTACGGCATTCAAGAAATCTGTCTTTTAACCAATAATCCCCAAAAAGTAGAAGCTTTAAGCGCGTTTGTGAAAGTGGAGCGGCATAGTATCATTGTGCCCAGTAATTGCCACAATGCGCAGTATTTAGAAACCAAGAAAAATAAGATGGGGCATCTGCTCTAA
- a CDS encoding DUF2147 domain-containing protein — protein sequence MHSYWFFVSSAVLLGANTLEGVYKTQSFLYMKSSYVEFFKHGDRYYAYGIANADGSKARKDIYNKNPALRDRSDKGVVFLYGLTHVKDNLYKSGKAYNFYDGRTYYVRVWQQKNGDLKFRPSFDKRGFFGKTFIWRKVDNAYLKDHEITKPDFSQVLETLKAIPSDGS from the coding sequence ATGCATTCTTATTGGTTTTTTGTGAGTTCAGCGGTGCTTCTTGGAGCCAACACTTTAGAGGGAGTGTATAAAACCCAATCGTTCCTTTATATGAAAAGTTCCTATGTGGAGTTTTTCAAACATGGGGATAGGTATTATGCCTATGGAATCGCCAATGCAGATGGTTCTAAAGCCCGTAAAGATATTTACAATAAAAACCCAGCCCTTAGAGATCGCAGTGATAAAGGCGTGGTTTTCTTATACGGGTTGACTCATGTTAAAGACAATTTATACAAGAGCGGCAAGGCGTATAATTTTTACGATGGGCGCACCTACTATGTGCGCGTCTGGCAACAAAAAAACGGAGATTTAAAATTCCGCCCTAGTTTTGATAAACGGGGGTTTTTTGGCAAGACCTTCATTTGGAGAAAGGTGGATAACGCTTATCTCAAAGACCACGAGATCACCAAACCGGATTTTTCTCAGGTCTTAGAAACTCTTAAAGCTATCCCTAGCGATGGTTCTTGA
- a CDS encoding LutC/YkgG family protein has protein sequence MSKQVVLERIQNALKRHSISHQDIPYKNMIVDTKEDLLEEYKYYQDLNRAEVVDSNPENLLAEIENALAAFESQKLLYATDLPCDLEALGGAYTKIPYDKPVEEFREEIFNIDTAILKATCGVANLGIVGVVSSPASPRLTSLITLKCIILLEKSKIVRNLAQGLEALKKAGMPQDVKMRDEDCKHCLPTNMLLIGGPSRTADIELQTVFGVHGPMAVRVILY, from the coding sequence ATGAGTAAGCAAGTTGTCTTAGAACGCATCCAAAACGCGCTCAAACGCCATAGTATTTCTCATCAAGATATCCCTTATAAAAATATGATTGTGGACACTAAGGAGGATTTGCTAGAGGAATACAAGTATTACCAAGATTTAAACCGTGCTGAGGTGGTCGACTCTAACCCTGAAAACCTGCTTGCAGAGATAGAAAACGCCCTAGCCGCCTTTGAGAGTCAAAAACTTCTCTATGCTACAGATTTACCCTGCGATTTGGAGGCACTAGGGGGAGCTTATACAAAAATCCCCTATGATAAACCCGTAGAAGAGTTTAGGGAGGAAATTTTTAATATCGATACAGCGATCTTAAAAGCAACCTGTGGGGTGGCTAATTTGGGTATTGTGGGTGTGGTTTCCTCCCCAGCTAGTCCGCGCCTAACCTCGCTCATCACCCTCAAATGTATTATCTTGTTAGAAAAATCTAAAATTGTACGCAATTTGGCACAAGGCTTAGAAGCACTTAAAAAGGCAGGCATGCCTCAAGATGTCAAAATGCGCGATGAGGATTGTAAGCATTGCCTGCCCACTAACATGCTCCTTATTGGGGGCCCTAGTCGCACGGCAGATATTGAGTTACAAACCGTCTTTGGTGTGCATGGCCCTATGGCTGTGCGTGTAATCTTATATTAG
- the hisS gene encoding histidine--tRNA ligase, translating into MITPKTLSGFKDRLPKEAMAKGAVLDKLASVFRSFGFVPIETPHLEYASILTQEEGEIQKEIYLFKDHGKREVGLRFDQTIPLARFIAQHHHALGLPFKRYAIGNVFRGERAQRGRYREFTQCDFDFIGSKSLLCDSEIIQVIIASLKALGLDEFSVWINHRKILNGLCEHFGLHTQEEIHALLRVVDKLSKIGQEGVLLELKALFPQLQFTDLLKIINTKQNGDPLEFFKSVAYLKDYNPTLKEGLEELESLFNLLLCLEINPEHFKVDFSIARGLGYYTGIVYETTINSLATLGSVCSGGRYDNLSKSFSTQSLPGVGASIGLDRLLVGLEELELVESKSTSARVLVVCMHPSHFAYASQVAQKFRQSDVNAELYPEVEKLKKPFSYANQKGHEFVVVLGEEEVRNKSLTLKNMTTGVQVNHLSFLGALAMVNE; encoded by the coding sequence ATGATCACTCCTAAAACTTTGAGTGGCTTTAAAGACAGACTCCCCAAAGAGGCAATGGCCAAGGGAGCGGTGCTAGACAAATTGGCCAGTGTGTTTAGAAGTTTTGGATTTGTGCCCATCGAAACCCCCCATTTGGAATACGCCTCCATCTTAACCCAAGAGGAGGGGGAGATTCAAAAAGAAATCTATCTATTTAAAGATCATGGCAAAAGAGAAGTGGGATTGCGCTTTGATCAAACCATTCCTTTAGCGCGTTTCATCGCCCAGCACCACCACGCTTTAGGTCTGCCCTTTAAACGCTACGCTATTGGCAATGTCTTTAGAGGAGAGCGTGCCCAAAGAGGGCGTTATCGAGAGTTTACCCAATGCGATTTTGACTTCATCGGGAGCAAGAGCTTGCTCTGTGATAGCGAGATCATTCAGGTGATCATCGCTAGCCTGAAAGCTTTAGGCTTAGATGAATTCAGTGTGTGGATCAACCACCGCAAGATTTTAAATGGCCTATGTGAACACTTTGGTTTGCACACTCAAGAGGAAATTCACGCGCTCTTGCGGGTGGTGGACAAACTGAGCAAGATCGGTCAGGAGGGCGTGCTCTTGGAGCTTAAAGCCCTTTTTCCACAACTGCAGTTTACAGACTTGCTAAAGATTATCAACACAAAGCAAAATGGCGACCCTCTAGAGTTTTTTAAAAGCGTGGCTTATTTGAAGGACTATAACCCTACTTTAAAGGAGGGCTTGGAGGAGTTAGAGAGTCTTTTTAATCTTCTACTCTGCCTAGAGATCAATCCCGAACATTTTAAGGTAGATTTTTCCATCGCTAGGGGGCTTGGCTACTACACCGGGATCGTCTATGAAACTACGATCAACTCCCTAGCGACTTTAGGGAGTGTGTGCTCTGGGGGGCGTTATGATAATCTTTCTAAGAGCTTTAGCACCCAGAGTTTGCCCGGTGTGGGCGCATCTATTGGGCTAGATCGCTTGCTGGTAGGCTTGGAAGAACTTGAGTTGGTGGAGAGCAAATCCACGAGCGCACGAGTGTTAGTGGTGTGCATGCACCCCTCTCATTTTGCTTATGCTAGTCAGGTTGCCCAAAAATTCCGCCAAAGCGATGTGAATGCCGAACTCTACCCGGAGGTTGAAAAACTTAAAAAGCCTTTTAGCTACGCTAACCAAAAGGGGCATGAATTTGTGGTGGTTTTAGGAGAAGAAGAAGTGCGTAACAAGAGTTTGACCCTCAAGAACATGACAACAGGCGTGCAGGTGAATCATCTGAGCTTTTTAGGCGCACTGGCGATGGTGAACGAATGA
- a CDS encoding methyl-accepting chemotaxis protein has protein sequence MVFDLRKKMILIVLGSLCTLVLILTILSQYIEREVLDKVIGAFNRNALIKRELVIQHDVFLIKSGIEEYFTRHPKDVALKMTIDYFKKINAIKGRAYVLALRKDGTLIVDSVHPELVGKNVLDVQDKNGGFFYKEYIQRALSDPKGGFYRHNLKRPHPSSEGEDCVSYSYYDPISDLVIVTVSYVSAIYKSMEKARENANALATENFRILLYTAFFSTLVIIGIASILSHVLIIRRLHALVSVVKEFSQDKGDKDLTRRIRLKGNARDEISLSADSINAFLERICVLNNEIKNCGNQSHTCALQLGDAMRHTTDEMKKTAQTITHIKNEGTKLSNDINEVNINVEGVIAELGKALVLLEESKNGVHKLHEAILEDAHNERELALQMETLNQSANNAKNILETIDEIAKQTDLLALNAAIEAARAGEHGRGFAVVAQEVSNLATRTQKALMEVNTTISTIMQDVDEVGNKMGQQTLRIEEASALSASVQESSIKTSAYLANLIERIKEVNLVFIKLGHNTQAIIGDVISVEVSASDTLKNANKMELMMEHSKSVVEQIYHKTNEFKTT, from the coding sequence GTGGTATTCGATCTGCGCAAAAAAATGATTCTAATTGTTCTAGGTTCTTTGTGTACTTTGGTGTTGATTTTGACCATTCTAAGTCAATATATAGAGCGTGAAGTGCTCGATAAAGTTATCGGAGCTTTTAATCGCAACGCTCTGATCAAGCGCGAATTAGTGATTCAACATGATGTGTTTTTGATCAAGTCTGGAATTGAGGAATACTTTACAAGACATCCTAAAGATGTGGCTTTAAAAATGACCATTGACTATTTTAAGAAGATCAATGCGATCAAGGGGCGCGCTTATGTGCTAGCGTTGCGCAAAGATGGGACTTTAATAGTTGATAGCGTGCATCCGGAGCTAGTGGGCAAGAATGTTTTAGATGTTCAGGATAAAAATGGAGGCTTCTTTTATAAAGAATATATCCAGCGCGCTTTAAGCGATCCTAAAGGGGGTTTTTACAGACATAATCTTAAACGCCCGCACCCCTCTTCAGAAGGCGAAGACTGCGTCAGTTATTCCTATTACGATCCAATAAGCGATCTTGTGATTGTTACGGTAAGTTATGTGAGCGCCATTTATAAAAGTATGGAAAAGGCAAGGGAAAATGCCAATGCTTTGGCGACCGAAAATTTCCGCATCCTGCTTTATACAGCATTTTTTTCTACTTTGGTGATTATCGGTATTGCTTCCATACTCAGCCATGTTCTTATTATCAGGCGTTTACATGCCTTGGTATCTGTGGTGAAAGAATTTAGTCAAGACAAGGGAGACAAGGACCTTACCCGCCGCATTCGGCTTAAGGGAAATGCGCGGGATGAAATCAGTTTGAGCGCGGATTCTATTAATGCCTTTCTGGAGCGCATTTGTGTGCTCAATAATGAGATTAAGAATTGCGGTAACCAAAGCCACACTTGCGCCCTGCAACTTGGCGATGCGATGCGCCATACCACAGATGAGATGAAGAAAACAGCCCAAACGATCACGCACATTAAAAATGAGGGCACAAAGCTTTCTAACGACATTAATGAGGTGAATATCAATGTAGAGGGAGTGATCGCAGAACTGGGTAAGGCATTGGTGCTATTGGAGGAGAGTAAAAACGGCGTGCATAAATTGCATGAGGCGATTTTAGAAGACGCGCACAATGAAAGAGAACTTGCCTTGCAAATGGAAACGCTTAATCAAAGCGCCAATAATGCAAAGAACATTTTAGAAACTATTGATGAGATCGCCAAACAAACGGATTTACTCGCGCTCAATGCAGCCATTGAGGCAGCGCGGGCAGGCGAGCACGGGCGGGGGTTTGCCGTAGTGGCACAAGAAGTTAGCAATCTAGCTACGCGCACGCAAAAAGCACTCATGGAAGTCAACACCACAATTTCAACTATTATGCAAGATGTGGATGAGGTAGGGAATAAAATGGGGCAACAAACTTTGCGTATTGAAGAGGCCAGTGCCTTAAGCGCATCTGTGCAAGAAAGTTCTATCAAAACCTCCGCGTATTTGGCAAATCTGATCGAGCGCATCAAAGAGGTTAATTTGGTCTTTATCAAGCTTGGGCACAACACGCAAGCAATTATAGGCGATGTGATTTCTGTGGAAGTGTCTGCGAGCGACACGCTTAAGAATGCTAATAAAATGGAGCTTATGATGGAACACTCTAAGAGTGTTGTCGAACAAATCTACCATAAAACCAACGAATTTAAGACGACATAA
- a CDS encoding DUF3943 domain-containing protein: MPSLDSFMAGYTPNDRLRYLCISVGILALAFLLGLVGLYLMPESVTHWSKEKFGLHSWAINVELGPQMDRDLFIFNWVLHPYFGAIYYMQARVAGYCKRACIFFTFLVSTFFWEYGLEAFVEIPSWQDLICTPTLGPLVGELFFHATHHIHNRQKKLCGFKSLGAVALFGMDFIGFLIQNSGLAKILGIHNKNTFKKN; encoded by the coding sequence GTGCCATCTTTGGATTCTTTCATGGCAGGTTACACCCCCAACGATCGCCTAAGGTATTTGTGTATCAGTGTTGGAATCTTAGCTCTAGCCTTTCTTTTAGGGCTTGTGGGGCTTTATTTGATGCCTGAGAGTGTAACACATTGGAGCAAAGAAAAGTTTGGACTGCATAGTTGGGCTATCAATGTGGAACTAGGGCCGCAGATGGATCGCGATCTCTTCATTTTTAATTGGGTCTTGCACCCCTATTTTGGCGCGATTTATTACATGCAGGCTAGAGTTGCGGGGTATTGCAAGCGCGCTTGTATTTTCTTTACTTTTTTGGTGTCCACTTTTTTTTGGGAGTATGGTTTAGAGGCTTTTGTGGAGATTCCCAGCTGGCAAGATCTCATTTGCACCCCCACTTTAGGGCCTTTGGTTGGGGAGCTTTTTTTCCATGCAACCCACCATATTCACAACCGCCAAAAAAAGTTATGTGGGTTTAAGAGTTTAGGTGCTGTGGCTCTCTTTGGCATGGATTTTATTGGCTTTTTGATTCAAAATTCAGGTTTAGCTAAAATACTTGGTATTCATAATAAAAATACTTTCAAGAAAAATTAA
- the asd gene encoding aspartate-semialdehyde dehydrogenase: MKGYNVALVGASGAVGLEIITLLEQWDFPLKSFKPLASKRSAGAKLSLMGQEYAILPTTHESFEGIDIAFFSAGSGVSKLFAPSAAKAGALVIDNTSFFRLEKDIPLVVPEVNAQDLKDCPKNIIANPNCSTIQMVQVLEPLHQAFGIERVCVSTYQAASGAGKRGIEELQAQIAGSQCSQVFPHPLALNVIPQIDVFMPSGYTKEEMKMVQETHKIMHADFPISATCVRVPVLRSHSESISIHFKQAIDAYQAQEVLKSAPNIVLLDDPSKNLYPMPINASHTDQTFVGRVRSDLFDSKILHLWCVADQLRVGAASNAVKIALEWIKNHR, translated from the coding sequence ATGAAGGGCTATAATGTCGCCCTTGTAGGGGCAAGCGGAGCGGTGGGCTTGGAGATCATCACGCTTTTAGAGCAGTGGGATTTTCCTCTTAAGAGTTTCAAACCTCTAGCTAGCAAGCGGAGTGCGGGGGCAAAACTTAGCCTTATGGGGCAGGAATACGCGATTTTGCCAACCACCCATGAGAGTTTTGAGGGAATAGACATCGCCTTTTTTAGCGCGGGGAGTGGAGTGAGTAAGCTCTTTGCCCCCAGCGCGGCTAAGGCAGGCGCGTTGGTGATTGATAACACCAGCTTTTTTCGCCTAGAAAAAGACATCCCCTTAGTGGTCCCAGAGGTCAACGCGCAGGATTTAAAAGATTGCCCTAAAAATATCATCGCTAATCCTAACTGCTCGACTATCCAAATGGTGCAGGTGCTTGAACCCCTACATCAGGCTTTTGGGATCGAGCGGGTTTGTGTGAGCACTTATCAGGCGGCTAGTGGGGCGGGCAAACGGGGGATCGAAGAGTTGCAAGCCCAGATAGCAGGTAGCCAGTGCTCCCAAGTCTTCCCCCACCCTCTAGCCTTAAATGTGATTCCCCAAATCGATGTTTTTATGCCCTCTGGCTACACCAAAGAAGAGATGAAAATGGTGCAAGAAACCCATAAGATCATGCATGCAGATTTTCCCATCAGCGCGACCTGCGTGCGCGTGCCCGTTTTGCGTAGCCATAGCGAGAGCATCAGTATTCACTTCAAGCAGGCTATAGACGCTTACCAAGCCCAAGAAGTGCTTAAAAGCGCGCCTAATATCGTGCTCTTAGATGATCCTAGCAAAAATCTCTACCCCATGCCTATTAATGCTAGCCACACGGATCAAACCTTTGTAGGGCGTGTGCGATCCGACTTGTTTGATTCTAAGATTTTACACTTGTGGTGTGTGGCCGACCAACTCAGAGTCGGCGCGGCCAGCAATGCGGTGAAAATTGCCCTAGAGTGGATCAAGAACCATCGCTAG
- a CDS encoding LutB/LldF family L-lactate oxidation iron-sulfur protein — protein MIHTHSDHDYEHVINEKLGDTQMRTNLRSAMDTLIHKRKDLLTSRIPEWETLRTMGQNAKLKVLSKLDTYLQRFEENATKNGFVVHYASTAKDANEIIYNLAKERAVTRILKGKSMASEEIGFNQYMKEKGIIAKETDLGELIIQLIDEHPVHIVVPAIHKNRHQVGKIFQEKLGAPLESEPEKLNGIAREHMRGEFEGFKMGISGVNFAIANEGAIWLVENEGNGRMCTTACDIHVAICGIEKMVESFEDASILNNLLCPSAVGVPITCYQNIITGPRKEGELDGPKEAHIILLDHNRSNILADEKYYRALSCIRCGTCLNHCPVYDKIGGHAYLATYPGPIGVVITPQLFGLDNYEHIANLCSLCGRCGEVCPVKIPLPELIRDLRCEKAHEGRGVVRGYKNAKHSKWEELGMKAFAKLASNGTAWRLMLTLSGWFAPLGKFVGHYTPVLNKWLKHREMPQVGGSVHAKVKSLAGVIYE, from the coding sequence ATGATACACACCCATAGCGATCATGATTATGAACATGTTATTAACGAGAAACTGGGCGATACGCAGATGCGCACGAATTTGCGCTCTGCAATGGATACCCTTATTCACAAGCGCAAGGATTTACTCACAAGCCGTATCCCAGAATGGGAGACCTTGCGCACTATGGGACAAAACGCCAAATTAAAAGTTTTGTCCAAATTAGATACTTATCTACAACGCTTTGAAGAAAACGCCACTAAAAATGGCTTTGTGGTGCACTATGCGAGCACGGCTAAAGATGCTAATGAGATCATTTACAACTTAGCTAAGGAGCGCGCAGTTACGCGCATTCTTAAGGGTAAATCAATGGCCAGCGAGGAAATCGGTTTTAATCAGTACATGAAAGAAAAGGGCATCATCGCTAAAGAAACAGATTTAGGCGAGCTCATTATCCAACTCATCGATGAACACCCCGTGCATATTGTAGTGCCTGCTATCCACAAAAACCGCCACCAAGTGGGCAAGATTTTCCAAGAAAAACTAGGCGCGCCCTTAGAAAGTGAACCAGAAAAGCTCAATGGCATCGCTAGAGAGCACATGCGCGGGGAGTTTGAGGGCTTTAAAATGGGGATCTCAGGGGTGAATTTTGCTATCGCCAATGAGGGGGCCATTTGGTTAGTGGAAAATGAGGGTAATGGGCGGATGTGCACCACCGCCTGCGATATTCATGTAGCAATCTGTGGGATTGAAAAAATGGTGGAGAGTTTTGAAGATGCGTCAATTTTAAATAACCTGCTCTGTCCTAGCGCGGTGGGCGTGCCCATCACTTGTTATCAAAACATCATCACCGGGCCACGCAAAGAGGGCGAATTGGACGGCCCTAAAGAAGCGCATATCATTTTATTAGATCACAACCGCTCTAATATCTTGGCCGATGAAAAGTATTACCGCGCCCTCTCTTGTATCCGCTGTGGGACTTGTTTAAACCACTGCCCAGTATATGATAAAATCGGCGGGCATGCCTACTTAGCCACTTATCCCGGACCTATTGGAGTGGTGATCACCCCCCAACTCTTTGGATTGGATAATTATGAACACATCGCTAATTTATGCAGTTTGTGCGGGCGTTGCGGGGAGGTTTGCCCGGTGAAAATCCCCTTGCCTGAACTCATTAGAGATTTGCGCTGTGAAAAGGCGCACGAGGGGCGGGGCGTGGTGCGGGGCTATAAAAATGCCAAACATAGTAAATGGGAGGAATTGGGAATGAAGGCTTTTGCAAAATTGGCAAGTAATGGCACGGCGTGGCGGCTTATGCTGACCTTGAGCGGGTGGTTTGCCCCACTGGGTAAATTTGTGGGGCATTATACCCCTGTGCTCAACAAGTGGCTCAAACACCGCGAAATGCCTCAAGTGGGAGGAAGTGTGCATGCCAAAGTAAAATCTCTAGCGGGGGTGATTTATGAGTAA
- a CDS encoding YhcH/YjgK/YiaL family protein produces the protein MAILGKLNTLEHLFRKTRELETLYSYLTNMLTSEHAWHQALRNQKEGSSKRPLEHGMHAMEIVYRPTQDGVLETHRAYVDFLLVVEGSELVLWNDITDLKVQDSYDASIDRQTYYAHSNPCAIPMHAGMLGIFMDYDAHTTRPMDSKLVRKVVAKVPKELIKLKL, from the coding sequence ATGGCTATTTTAGGTAAACTCAACACTTTAGAGCACTTGTTTAGAAAAACTAGAGAACTTGAGACACTTTATAGTTATCTAACAAATATGCTTACAAGTGAGCATGCATGGCATCAGGCTTTACGCAATCAAAAGGAAGGATCTAGTAAGCGTCCCCTAGAGCATGGCATGCATGCGATGGAAATCGTTTATCGCCCCACGCAAGATGGGGTTTTAGAGACGCATAGGGCGTATGTGGATTTTCTCTTGGTGGTAGAGGGGAGCGAGCTCGTGCTTTGGAACGACATTACAGATTTGAAGGTGCAAGATTCCTATGATGCCAGCATAGATCGCCAAACCTACTACGCACACTCTAATCCATGCGCTATTCCCATGCATGCGGGGATGCTAGGAATTTTTATGGATTATGATGCGCACACCACGCGCCCCATGGATTCTAAGCTTGTGCGCAAGGTTGTGGCCAAAGTGCCTAAAGAGTTGATTAAATTAAAGTTATAA
- a CDS encoding peroxiredoxin gives MRLEPNTLAPAFTLKNAQGQNVSLRDFLGKIVVLYFYPKDNTPGCTIEAQDFTRLKAEFMAKGALILGVSPDDAKSHCHFIESEKLDIELLSDPSLEVLKAYGAYGTKNMYGKEVEGVIRSTFVIDKEGKIAHALYNVQAKGHAQRVLGLL, from the coding sequence ATGCGTTTAGAACCAAATACCCTAGCCCCCGCTTTCACACTCAAGAACGCGCAGGGGCAGAATGTGAGTTTGAGAGACTTTTTAGGCAAAATTGTAGTGCTTTACTTCTACCCTAAGGACAACACCCCCGGATGCACCATAGAGGCGCAGGACTTTACTAGACTAAAAGCCGAATTTATGGCTAAGGGCGCGCTGATTTTAGGGGTAAGTCCAGATGATGCCAAGAGTCATTGCCATTTCATTGAGTCTGAAAAATTAGACATTGAGCTTTTAAGCGATCCTAGCTTAGAAGTGTTGAAAGCCTACGGGGCTTATGGCACTAAAAACATGTATGGCAAAGAAGTAGAGGGCGTGATTCGCTCTACCTTTGTGATCGACAAAGAGGGCAAGATCGCCCACGCGCTTTACAATGTCCAAGCCAAAGGCCACGCCCAAAGGGTATTAGGCTTGCTCTGA
- a CDS encoding (Fe-S)-binding protein, whose protein sequence is MKVYFFATCLGGAVFSQTVLNCIKLLQREGVEVVFKKDQTCCGQPSYNSGYYTQTREIVLHNVRLFKENYPVIVPSGSCVGMMAHDYLELFEGLPEYEEVKSFASRVYELSEFLDKKLDVHYSDMGAPIKVTWHSNCHALRVSKVIESAKKIIAQLSNVELVPLQREEECCGFGGTFAVKEPEISNAMVQEKIKDIEDQKVECILSADAGCLLNISGAMAKMRSNTKAMHFYDFLAQRIGIGA, encoded by the coding sequence ATGAAAGTGTATTTTTTTGCCACTTGTTTAGGAGGGGCTGTTTTTAGCCAAACCGTGCTTAATTGTATCAAACTCTTGCAAAGAGAGGGGGTTGAGGTGGTTTTTAAAAAAGATCAAACTTGCTGTGGGCAACCTAGCTATAATTCGGGTTACTACACCCAAACCCGCGAGATTGTGTTGCACAATGTGCGCCTTTTTAAAGAAAATTACCCCGTGATTGTGCCCAGCGGTTCTTGTGTAGGCATGATGGCGCATGACTATTTAGAACTCTTTGAAGGACTTCCTGAATATGAGGAGGTGAAAAGCTTTGCCTCAAGGGTTTATGAACTCTCTGAGTTTTTAGACAAAAAGTTAGATGTGCACTATAGCGATATGGGCGCACCCATTAAAGTTACATGGCATTCTAATTGCCACGCTTTGCGGGTTTCTAAGGTGATTGAGAGCGCTAAGAAGATCATCGCTCAACTCTCCAATGTGGAACTCGTGCCCCTGCAAAGAGAGGAGGAATGTTGCGGTTTTGGGGGGACCTTTGCGGTCAAAGAACCTGAGATTTCCAATGCGATGGTGCAGGAAAAAATTAAAGACATTGAAGATCAAAAGGTAGAATGCATTCTCTCAGCCGATGCGGGCTGTTTGCTCAATATCAGCGGAGCGATGGCCAAAATGCGCAGTAACACCAAAGCGATGCATTTTTACGACTTTCTAGCCCAAAGAATAGGCATAGGAGCTTAA